The following are encoded together in the Culex pipiens pallens isolate TS chromosome 1, TS_CPP_V2, whole genome shotgun sequence genome:
- the LOC120415084 gene encoding PCI domain-containing protein 2 homolog gives MNLFHYLNSVQRVWNAGEGVAVARLLSLADHHVNNPSLHVHEHPETAVYRQLDAPLDEVVACHLKVLHHLTAEPRNYAEAYRQQTNCIQAVVKMLQVLKDENWFLPVMYTVAIDLRRLAAKCEEQIKTSKPGEILEKAAECLMGCFRVCAADNRASDADTKRLGMLNLVNQLFKVYFRINKLNLCKPLIRAIESSNFKESFSLAQRITYKYFAGRKAMFDSDYRNADEYLSFAFENCPRRFARNKRLILIYLVPVKMLLGYMPRKEVLQRYNVLQFHDLTVALKEGNVRRFDEVIQQHESFFINAGIYLIVEKLKILAYRNLFKKVYLILQTHQIDLNAFLTALQWTSGEEDLTMDETHCIVANLIYEGRIKGYISHQHNKLVVSKQNPFPNVIVS, from the coding sequence ATGAACCTCTTCCACTACCTAAACTCGGTGCAGCGCGTCTGGAACGCCGGCGAGGGGGTGGCCGTGGCACGGCTCCTCTCCCTGGCGGACCACCACGTGAACAATCCGTCGCTGCACGTGCACGAGCACCCGGAGACGGCCGTGTACCGGCAGCTGGATGCGCCGCTGGACGAGGTGGTCGCGTGCCACCTGAAAGTGCTGCACCACTTGACGGCGGAACCGCGGAATTACGCGGAAGCTTACCGGCAGCAGACGAACTGCATCCAGGCCGTGGTCAAGATGCTGCAGGTGCTGAAGGACGAAAACTGGTTCCTGCCGGTGATGTACACGGTGGCGATTGACCTGCGCCGGCTGGCGGCCAAGTGCGAGGAGCAGATCAAGACGTCCAAGCCGGGGGAGATTCTGGAGAAGGCGGCGGAGTGTTTGATGGGGTGTTTTCGGGTTTGTGCGGCGGACAACCGGGCCTCGGACGCGGACACGAAGCGGCTGGGGATGTTGAACCTGGTGAACCAGCTGTTCAAGGTGTACTTCCGGATAAACAAGCTGAACCTGTGCAAGCCGTTGATCCGGGCCATCGAATCGTCCAACTTTAAGGAATCGTTCAGCCTGGCGCAGCGGATCACGTACAAGTACTTTGCGGGGAGGAAGGCCATGTTCGACTCGGACTATCGGAACGCGGATGAGTATCTGAGCTTCGCTTTTGAGAATTGTCCGCGGCGGTTCGCCCGGAACAAACGGCTCATCCTGATCTACCTGGTTCCGGTTAAGATGCTGCTCGGGTACATGCCCCGGAAGGAGGTGCTCCAGCGGTACAACGTGCTGCAGTTTCACGACCTGACCGTGGCCCTTAAAGAGGGCAACGTGCGCCGGTTCGACGAGGTCATCCAGCAGCACGAGTCGTTCTTCATCAACGCCGGAATCTACCTAATCGTGGAAAAGCTCAAGATTCTCGCCTACCGGAACCTGTTCAAGAAGGTCTACCTGATTCTCCAGACGCACCAGATTGACCTGAACGCGTTCCTGACGGCGCTGCAGTGGACCTCCGGCGAGGAGGATCTCACGATGGACGAAACGCACTGCATCGTGGCGAACCTGATCTACGAGGGCCGCATCAAGGGGTACATCAGCCACCAGCACAACAAGCTGGTTGTGTCCAAGCAGAATCCGTTCCCGAACGTCATCGTCAGTTAG